ATCAGTATCTTCAAATTTACTTAAAATAAAATTCATCGTTTTTACAACAATTTTTCCAATTCTCTTTCTAATTCTTTTTTTTCAGGAAGATATAATTGATATTTACTTACAAAAAGCTGATTGCTAATGTTTTCTGTTGCATATTCTACCAAAATATGATCTTTGTACGCTCCTAATACAATACCTATTGGCTGATTATCTCCCTCTACATTTTCTTCCTTTTGAAAATAATTTAGATATAAATTCATCTGTCCTATGTCTTGGTGATTTACCTCTCCTCTTTTCAAATCTATAAGCACAAAGCATTTTAAAATACGATGGTAAAATACCAAATCTACATAAAAATGATTTCCTGAAAGAGAAATTCTATATTGCCTTTTAACGAAAGTAAACCCTTTTCCTAATTCCATTAAGAAATCTTGTAAATTAGAAATCAATTTACCTTCTAATTCGCTTTCTAAATATTGATGTTGCATCGGCAGGTTCAAAAATTCCAAAACATAAGGGTCTTTCAGTATGTCTTGAGGTTTGTGTATTTCTTGTCCTTTTTCAGCCAATTCCAAAATGCCCTTTTTATCTTTACTCAATGCTAAGCGATGAAAAAGCATACTTTTCATTTGTCTTTTAAGTTCCCTTACACTCCAATTGTCTTTTTCTGCCTGAATGGTATAGAATTTAATCGCCAAAGGCTGTTCCGCTTTCAGAATTTCAAAATAATGAGACCAACTCAATTTGTGAGACAATGTCTCACTATTTGGGAAGTTTATATATAATTTTCTCATATAAAATAAGTTAGATCTACTAAATCCTTTCCCATACGCAGTGGTTAAGTCTTTTGATAATCGTTCTAAAAGTTCACTTCCATAAGTTGCTTTTTCTTTTCCTTTTTGTTCAAACTCCACAATATATCTACCTATCAACCAATAGGTATGTACCAAAATTGTATTAACAGAAGTAGCGGCTTGTTCTCTTCCTTTTTTAAGCAAGTTTCCTATTTCTGAAACTAAATTAGTATAATTTGTAGGTTCGATATTCATAATTTTTTCGTTTTCTTAATTAACCTGCAACGATTTTAAAACTTCTTTTTTATTTAACAGATTAACCATTGATTGCAGGAATTCTTGTTGAGCAGCATAGAGTTGCAATTGAGCTTGACGCAGGTCGAAACTCGTTGCCAAACCTTCGGTGTATTTGATTTGATTTTTGTTTTCGATTCGTTTTGCTAAATCCAAATTTTCACGCAAGGTTTGGTGTTCTTCTATGGCGAACTGCAAGTCGCTCAATGCTTTATCGTGTTGCATTTGCAATTGTTGTTTGGTTAGATTCAAATCGTTTTTTGACTTTTCTAATTCAATTTGAGAGCGTTGTACCTTACTTGAACGCATAAACGAACTGAAAATCGGGATTTCTAAACTTACACCAAAAAGAGCACTCCCGAACCATCTTTTGTTCGTGTCGAAAAATGAAAATTTGTCGTCGAACGCGTTGTATGTTCCGTTGAGGAACGCACTCAAACGAGGCAAAGATTGACTTTTTTCGAACTTCACCAACAATTCCTGCGAACGTACGCTATTGGAAGCAATTTTAAAATCAATATTCGATTCCAAATTGAAATTTGTTTCATTTTCAATGCTTTCGGTTATTGTTTGTGTTGTGAGTTGCTCCAAATTGTCTTTTAGTTGCACTTGGTCTTCCAAATTTAAACCCAAAGTGATGTTGAGCATTTTTTTGGAAAGTTCGTACAAACGCTTGGTGTTGTTTAAGTTATTGTTGATGTTCGCCAATGTAATTTGTAGCTGTTCCACATTTTCTTCTTCGCCCAATCCGTTTTCAAAAATAGCTTTGGTTTCGTTCAAATTTTTCTCCAAAACACGCTTGTTTTCTTCTAAAATTCGGATACTTTCTTCCGAAAGTAGCACATTGGCATAAGCATCAACAACGGTTTTTCGTAGTTCGATGTCGCTTTTCTGTTTAAAAAGTTCTGAAATTTGTAAATATACCTTAGCACTTTGTAAACCAACTAAATAAGAGCCATCGAAAATCAATTGCGAAAGCGTGGCAGAAGCATTTACGTTTTGCTTCGTTCCGAAAGTGGCTTCGGCAAATTCGCCTTTCTGTCCTCCGAAAAATTCCGCAGGAATAAGTGTAACTTGTTGTTTTAAAAAGTGTTGATAATCTACTTTTGCATTGATTTGAGGCAATCCTGTAGCGGTGGCTTCCCATTTCTTTTTTCGAGCAGCTTCAATGTCTGCTGCTGCATTTTTGGATTTTAAATTGTTTTCAATGGCAAAAGTAACGGCTTCTTCTAATGAAAATCGATATATTTGAGTTTCTTGCGAAAATCCTGACAATCCACAGAAAATCAGTAAAATAAAAATAAATTTATGATTCATTGTATTTATTATGAATTTTTTAATTGTATGATTTTTAGTTTTTAATTCTTTTTGTCTCTTCTTAAAATTTCTTCCAACGTGGTAACGCCTTTCGGGGTGGCGATGGCTCGAATGTGATATTCCAAATAACTTGCCGAGATGATGTTTTTATCATAATCCTTGAAAAAGAGCAAATCATTACCCGATTCAATCATAATGTGTAGGTACAATCGCATTGTGAAATCTAAGTTGATATCTTTTCGGTACATTCCCAATTCGATACCTCTTTTTAAGTTTTCCAGAATTAATCCGCCAACCTCTTCCAATTGTTTGTTTTTCATCTCCTTATAGATTTTCGGATAATACTTTTGTAGTTGTTTTTGAGGTGAATTATTTGTAATCACAGGCTGACACGAAAAGAAACGCTCCACCTCGTAAAGTTGCTTGATGGGATTCTGTTCATTGATTATAATTACTTTGATTTGTTCGTTGAGTTCCTTACTAACGGACATAACCACCGTTCGGACAAGGTCGGTTTTGTCCTTAAAGTGATTGTAAAGCGTTTTTTTGGAAACTCCCGCTTTTCGGGCGATATCGTCCATCGTAACGGATTTGATACCTAAATCAATCAGAAGGTCACGTGCTATTGTAATGAGTTGTTCTTTTGCCATCGTTTTGTTTTTCGGTACAAAAATAGCAAGGAAACTGAAAAAACCAAATTAGTTTCCTTTGTTTGGTAAAATTTTAACAAGAAAGCGTTTTTATTTCAAAAACATTGGGTATTTTCGTAGCTTTGTGTTTTTAACAAAATAAAATGCGTAAAAGTGTTTTTGATTTAAAAGTAGCTCCTATTCCTAATTTAACCGTTGGTTTCATTGGAATTGGTATCAGAGGAATAGAAGCTTTAAAAAGATATATGTTGCTTGATGTGAACATCGGTGGGGTTTGCGACCCTCATCAAGAGTACATCGACAAAGCCAAGCAAATTACCGAAAATTCCGAAAAAAAGCCTATTTTTTATTCGGAGGAAAACGGTTGGCAAAAACTTTGTCAGCTACCTGAAATAGATTTGATTTATATCTCTACTCCGTGGGAATGGCACACTGATATGGCCGTTTTTGCAATGCAATGCGGAAAACACGTCGCCATTGAAGTCCCTTTGGCAATGACCGTAGCCGATTGCCAAAAAATCGTACTCACTGCCGAACAAACCCAACGGCACTGTATGATGCTTGAAAATGCTTGTTATGACACCTTTGAAATGACCACCTTATCCCTCATCAAAAAAGGATTATTAGGCGAAATCGTACACGCTGAAGGGGCATATATCCACGATTTAAGAAAATTGAATTTCCTGCAAAATGAGCGAGACACCCTGCGAGGGCAATGGCGTATTAAATACAGCCAATGGTATAATGGAAATCCTTACCCAACACACGGTATTGGTCCTATTTGCCAAGCGATGAATATATTACGCACCGACCATCTGGTAAAATTAGTTTCAATGTCATCGGCAACCTTAGGAATGAAACACTACGCTGAAAATACCTTTGGAAAAAATTCGCAACAAGCTCAAATATCTTATACGATGGGCGATATGAACACCACTTTAATTCAAACTCAACTGGGTAAAACCATTGTACTTCAGCACGATGTAACGAGTCCACGCCCTTACTCAAGGCGATACCTAATTAGTGGTACTTGCGGATTTGTAGAAAAATATCCCGCCGAACAAATCACTTTCGACCCCAACGGAATGGAGCCTCTTTCCGCCGAAGCCACTCAAAAAATAATGGAAGAAAACAAACCGCTTCTAATAAAACAAACCGAAGATTTGTGTCAAAAATTACCCGAACAAAAACCTATGGACATCCGTATGGATTACCGATTGGTACATTGCCTAAAAAATGGACTTGCACTTGACCAAAACGTTTATGATGGCGCCTTATGGTCTGCCTTTGTGGAACTTACCCAAAAATCGGTTAGTGCAGGAAGTTTGCCAATACCCATTCCCAATTTTTTACCTTAATGATAATATTTTCTTAAAAAATTAGTTTCTTTGAGAAAGAAATAATACCTTTACCTCATTATTTTTAATTAGTAAAAATTTATCTTATGAAAAAATTGATTTTAAGCGCATTGGCAGCATCAGTGTTGGTGGTTTCTTGTAAAAAT
This genomic window from Capnocytophaga canimorsus contains:
- a CDS encoding PDDEXK nuclease domain-containing protein; amino-acid sequence: MNIEPTNYTNLVSEIGNLLKKGREQAATSVNTILVHTYWLIGRYIVEFEQKGKEKATYGSELLERLSKDLTTAYGKGFSRSNLFYMRKLYINFPNSETLSHKLSWSHYFEILKAEQPLAIKFYTIQAEKDNWSVRELKRQMKSMLFHRLALSKDKKGILELAEKGQEIHKPQDILKDPYVLEFLNLPMQHQYLESELEGKLISNLQDFLMELGKGFTFVKRQYRISLSGNHFYVDLVFYHRILKCFVLIDLKRGEVNHQDIGQMNLYLNYFQKEENVEGDNQPIGIVLGAYKDHILVEYATENISNQLFVSKYQLYLPEKKELERELEKLL
- a CDS encoding TolC family protein translates to MNHKFIFILLIFCGLSGFSQETQIYRFSLEEAVTFAIENNLKSKNAAADIEAARKKKWEATATGLPQINAKVDYQHFLKQQVTLIPAEFFGGQKGEFAEATFGTKQNVNASATLSQLIFDGSYLVGLQSAKVYLQISELFKQKSDIELRKTVVDAYANVLLSEESIRILEENKRVLEKNLNETKAIFENGLGEEENVEQLQITLANINNNLNNTKRLYELSKKMLNITLGLNLEDQVQLKDNLEQLTTQTITESIENETNFNLESNIDFKIASNSVRSQELLVKFEKSQSLPRLSAFLNGTYNAFDDKFSFFDTNKRWFGSALFGVSLEIPIFSSFMRSSKVQRSQIELEKSKNDLNLTKQQLQMQHDKALSDLQFAIEEHQTLRENLDLAKRIENKNQIKYTEGLATSFDLRQAQLQLYAAQQEFLQSMVNLLNKKEVLKSLQVN
- a CDS encoding TetR/AcrR family transcriptional regulator, with the translated sequence MAKEQLITIARDLLIDLGIKSVTMDDIARKAGVSKKTLYNHFKDKTDLVRTVVMSVSKELNEQIKVIIINEQNPIKQLYEVERFFSCQPVITNNSPQKQLQKYYPKIYKEMKNKQLEEVGGLILENLKRGIELGMYRKDINLDFTMRLYLHIMIESGNDLLFFKDYDKNIISASYLEYHIRAIATPKGVTTLEEILRRDKKN
- a CDS encoding Gfo/Idh/MocA family protein, translating into MRKSVFDLKVAPIPNLTVGFIGIGIRGIEALKRYMLLDVNIGGVCDPHQEYIDKAKQITENSEKKPIFYSEENGWQKLCQLPEIDLIYISTPWEWHTDMAVFAMQCGKHVAIEVPLAMTVADCQKIVLTAEQTQRHCMMLENACYDTFEMTTLSLIKKGLLGEIVHAEGAYIHDLRKLNFLQNERDTLRGQWRIKYSQWYNGNPYPTHGIGPICQAMNILRTDHLVKLVSMSSATLGMKHYAENTFGKNSQQAQISYTMGDMNTTLIQTQLGKTIVLQHDVTSPRPYSRRYLISGTCGFVEKYPAEQITFDPNGMEPLSAEATQKIMEENKPLLIKQTEDLCQKLPEQKPMDIRMDYRLVHCLKNGLALDQNVYDGALWSAFVELTQKSVSAGSLPIPIPNFLP